One Oscillospiraceae bacterium DNA window includes the following coding sequences:
- a CDS encoding CD0415/CD1112 family protein: MDIIKQAITDWLRQILVGGIISNLTGLFDTVNQRVGEISGQVGTTPQAWNGSIYSMIRNLSDTVIMPIAGVILAFVMTIELIQLITEKNNMHDVDTWMFFKWIFKTFCAVTIVSNTWNIVMGVFDLGQRVVNRAGGVIVANTSIDITSVVTDLEARLNAMDIGPLFGLWFQSLFVGITMWVLTICIFVIVYGRMIEIYLVTSIAPIPMATMLNREWGQMGQNYLRSLFALAFQAFLIIVCVAIYAVLIQNIAVDTDVSKAIWTCMGYTVLLAFTLFKTGSVSKSIFNAH, translated from the coding sequence TTGGATATTATCAAACAGGCCATTACAGACTGGCTGCGGCAGATTCTCGTCGGCGGTATTATCAGTAATCTTACTGGCCTTTTCGATACTGTGAATCAGAGGGTCGGGGAAATCAGCGGTCAGGTCGGCACGACGCCACAGGCGTGGAACGGCAGTATCTATTCGATGATTCGGAACCTGTCGGACACGGTGATTATGCCAATCGCTGGCGTGATTCTCGCGTTTGTCATGACCATAGAACTCATCCAGCTCATTACGGAAAAGAACAATATGCACGATGTCGATACATGGATGTTCTTCAAGTGGATTTTCAAAACTTTTTGCGCCGTAACGATTGTGTCGAATACATGGAATATCGTGATGGGCGTGTTTGACCTCGGCCAGCGTGTAGTCAACCGTGCAGGCGGCGTCATCGTAGCCAACACATCTATCGACATTACTTCCGTTGTAACGGACCTTGAAGCTCGGCTGAACGCTATGGACATTGGCCCGCTGTTTGGGCTGTGGTTCCAGAGCCTCTTTGTCGGCATTACCATGTGGGTGCTCACGATCTGCATATTTGTCATTGTCTATGGCCGAATGATCGAGATTTATCTTGTCACGTCAATCGCGCCGATCCCGATGGCCACCATGTTGAACCGAGAGTGGGGACAGATGGGCCAAAACTATCTGCGATCCCTATTCGCGCTGGCATTTCAGGCATTCCTGATTATTGTCTGCGTGGCAATTTATGCCGTCCTGATTCAGAACATTGCGGTTGACACGGATGTGAGCAAGGCGATCTGGACATGCATGGGCTATACCGTACTGCTGGCCTTTACGTTGTTCAAGACCGGCTCCGTTTCCAAGAGTATCTTTAACGCGCACTGA
- a CDS encoding PrgI family protein translates to MAYVPVPKDLTAVKTKVMLNLTKRQLICFGSGILVGVPLFFLIRSKVSVSAASISMILVMVPFFLLAMYEKNGLPLEKILRNIFRVYFLRPKRRPYETNNFYAVLERQEKLDEEVKQIVQKANTRGQKSNRGSNRKGEAAGR, encoded by the coding sequence ATGGCATACGTTCCCGTACCAAAAGACCTGACCGCCGTGAAAACAAAGGTCATGCTCAACCTTACCAAAAGACAACTGATCTGCTTTGGGAGCGGCATCCTTGTGGGAGTGCCGCTTTTCTTTTTAATCCGAAGCAAGGTAAGCGTGAGTGCGGCGTCCATCAGCATGATTCTTGTGATGGTGCCGTTCTTTTTACTTGCCATGTACGAAAAAAACGGGCTGCCGCTGGAGAAGATCCTCCGCAACATTTTCCGGGTCTACTTCCTGCGCCCCAAACGAAGGCCGTATGAAACAAACAATTTCTATGCCGTGTTGGAACGGCAGGAAAAACTTGACGAGGAGGTAAAACAGATTGTCCAAAAAGCTAACACGCGCGGACAGAAAAGCAATCGAGGCAGCAATCGCAAAGGCGAAGCGGCAGGGCGATAA
- a CDS encoding Maff2 family protein, with product MEFFTSAIGVLQTLVIALGGGLCIWGGINLLEGYGNDNPGAKSQGIKQLMAGGGVALIGLVLVPMLSNLLHT from the coding sequence ATGGAATTTTTTACTTCGGCTATCGGCGTTCTTCAGACCCTCGTTATCGCACTTGGCGGCGGCCTCTGCATCTGGGGCGGCATCAACCTGCTGGAAGGCTACGGCAACGACAACCCCGGCGCAAAGTCCCAGGGCATCAAGCAGCTGATGGCTGGCGGCGGCGTCGCTCTGATCGGCCTCGTCCTTGTTCCCATGCTGTCCAACCTGCTCCACACCTGA
- a CDS encoding ATP-binding protein: protein MSKKLTRADRKAIEAAIAKAKRQGDKKKLSAQDSIPFQRMYADGICRVTDHFYSKTIQFQDINYQLSQPEDQTAVFDGWCDFLNYFDPSVRCQITCFDATASKESFSQNVAIAPKGDDFDDIRREYTEMLQNQQAKGNNGLVKTKYLTFGIEADTAKLAKPRLERIETDILNNFKQLGVAAETLNGYERLHLLYDMFHTGEQAPFRFSWDWLVPSGLSVKDFIAPSSFEFAKGNMFGMGKKVGAVSFLQILAPEMNDRVIKEFLDMESSLILTMHFRTVDQMKAIKTIKRKITDLDKMKIEEQKKAVRSGYDMDIIPSDLATYGTEAKKLLQDLQSHNERMFLITFLLLNTADTKQQLDNILLQASSIAQQHNCLLTRLDFRQEEGLMSSLPLACNQVEIERGLTTSSTAIFVPFTTQELFQLGKEALYCGLNALSNNLIMVDRKLLKNPNGLILGTPGSGKSFSAKREIANVFLVTDDDIIICDPEAEYGPLVKRLHGQVINISPVSNDHINPMDLNLNYSDDENPLSLKSDFILSLCELIVGGKDGLQPVEKTIIDRCVRMVYRNYLNDPRPENMPVLEDLYNELRQQDEKEAQYIATALEIYVTGSLNVFNHRTNVNVNNRVISYEIKELGKQLKKIGMLIVQDQVWNRVTINREACKSTRYYIDEMHLLLKEEQTAAYTVEIWKRFRKWGGIPTGITQNVKDLLSSREVENIFENSDYVYMLNQASGDRQILAKQLNISTHQLSYVTKSAEGEGLLFYGSVILPFVDRFPKETQLYHIMTTKPNEVSEITEKKEG, encoded by the coding sequence TTGTCCAAAAAGCTAACACGCGCGGACAGAAAAGCAATCGAGGCAGCAATCGCAAAGGCGAAGCGGCAGGGCGATAAGAAAAAGCTGTCAGCGCAAGACAGTATTCCCTTCCAGCGGATGTACGCGGACGGCATCTGCCGCGTTACGGATCATTTCTATTCAAAAACCATTCAGTTTCAGGACATCAACTATCAGCTCAGTCAGCCGGAGGACCAGACCGCCGTGTTTGACGGCTGGTGCGATTTCCTGAATTATTTTGACCCGTCCGTCCGGTGTCAGATTACCTGCTTTGACGCGACGGCCTCTAAGGAGAGCTTCAGCCAGAATGTTGCCATCGCGCCAAAGGGCGATGATTTTGACGACATTCGGCGTGAGTACACCGAGATGCTTCAGAATCAGCAGGCCAAGGGGAACAATGGTTTGGTAAAAACCAAATATCTCACCTTTGGTATTGAAGCGGACACCGCAAAGCTGGCAAAGCCACGTCTGGAGCGCATTGAAACTGACATCCTGAATAACTTCAAGCAGCTCGGCGTTGCTGCTGAAACGCTGAATGGATATGAGCGTCTGCACCTGCTCTATGATATGTTCCACACAGGCGAACAGGCACCATTCCGGTTTTCGTGGGATTGGCTGGTGCCTTCCGGCCTGTCCGTCAAGGACTTCATTGCCCCATCTTCCTTTGAGTTTGCAAAAGGCAACATGTTTGGGATGGGCAAGAAGGTCGGTGCTGTCTCTTTCCTTCAGATTCTCGCACCGGAGATGAACGACCGCGTGATCAAGGAATTCCTTGATATGGAATCCAGCCTGATTCTTACGATGCACTTCCGCACTGTCGATCAGATGAAGGCCATCAAGACCATCAAGCGCAAAATCACCGACCTCGACAAAATGAAGATAGAGGAACAGAAGAAGGCCGTCCGCAGTGGTTACGATATGGACATTATCCCGTCGGACCTTGCCACCTACGGCACTGAGGCCAAAAAACTGCTTCAGGACCTGCAGAGCCATAACGAGCGAATGTTTCTCATCACCTTCCTGCTCCTCAACACCGCCGATACCAAACAGCAGCTCGACAACATTCTCCTGCAGGCCAGCTCCATCGCGCAGCAGCACAACTGCCTGCTGACCCGCCTCGATTTTCGACAGGAAGAAGGGCTGATGAGCAGCCTGCCGCTGGCCTGCAATCAGGTGGAAATTGAGCGCGGGCTTACCACCTCAAGCACAGCGATCTTTGTGCCGTTTACAACGCAGGAGCTTTTCCAGTTGGGCAAAGAAGCCCTCTATTGCGGTCTGAACGCTCTCTCCAATAACCTCATTATGGTGGACCGCAAGCTCCTGAAAAATCCGAATGGCCTGATTCTCGGTACGCCGGGCAGCGGCAAGTCCTTCTCCGCCAAGCGTGAGATTGCCAATGTGTTCCTTGTCACAGATGATGACATCATTATCTGTGATCCTGAAGCTGAATATGGGCCCCTTGTAAAGCGGCTCCACGGTCAGGTAATCAATATTTCGCCGGTGTCCAATGACCATATCAACCCCATGGACCTGAACCTGAACTATTCCGACGATGAAAACCCGCTGAGCCTGAAATCTGATTTTATCCTCAGCCTTTGCGAGCTGATCGTCGGCGGCAAGGACGGCTTGCAGCCGGTGGAGAAAACGATCATCGACCGCTGCGTCCGCATGGTGTATCGCAATTATCTCAATGACCCGCGACCGGAAAACATGCCGGTACTGGAGGACCTGTATAACGAGCTTCGTCAGCAGGACGAAAAGGAAGCCCAGTACATCGCCACGGCGCTGGAAATCTACGTCACCGGTTCGCTCAATGTGTTCAACCACAGGACCAACGTCAATGTAAACAACCGTGTTATCAGCTATGAAATCAAGGAACTCGGAAAGCAGCTCAAAAAGATCGGTATGCTGATTGTTCAGGATCAGGTTTGGAACCGTGTCACTATCAATAGGGAAGCCTGCAAATCCACACGTTACTATATCGACGAAATGCACCTTCTGCTGAAGGAGGAGCAGACGGCGGCCTACACTGTGGAAATCTGGAAGCGTTTTAGAAAGTGGGGCGGGATTCCCACCGGGATCACCCAAAACGTCAAGGACCTGCTTTCTTCCCGCGAGGTGGAAAATATCTTTGAAAACTCCGATTACGTCTATATGCTCAATCAGGCGTCCGGTGACCGG